From a region of the Gavia stellata isolate bGavSte3 chromosome 32, bGavSte3.hap2, whole genome shotgun sequence genome:
- the MEF2B gene encoding myocyte-specific enhancer factor 2B, whose amino-acid sequence MGRKKIQISRILDQRNRQVTFTKRKFGLMKKAYELSVLCDCEIALIIFNSTNRLFQYASTDMDKVLLKYTEYSEPHESRTNSDILETLKRKGLGLESHELELDEGPDPGEKARRLSEGMDLSVARPRFYSPALLPEAAYGSSPPAADGSLGSASSSPQGQGRPPAFKPAAPKPPGRSPGPLPPGLGYPLFPAGSLNRALATKTPPPLYLGAEGRRGEAHSSLASGRSGGSAARPLYPTLQTLSPVLAPGSANVPSHSLTGFPFLAPAQAEFGAGEPPPPPGFLQPSPTAWQHPRDMAALGVSSRIASTEEPAPAPGASPQHQAISIKSERVSPGLGCPSGTPQPPLASLASLSEASRGPGDLQPRDDYAKGYPYPLGPPRPLAEEQRAPVPTRRAQAMDAWQR is encoded by the exons ATGGGCcggaaaaaaatacagatcagCCGAATATTGGATCAGCGGAACCGACAG gtgACCTTCACCAAGCGGAAATTCGGGCTGATGAAGAAGGCGTACGAGCTGAGCGTCCTGTGCGACTGCGAGATCGCCCTCATCATCTTCAACAGCACCAACCGCCTCTTCCAGTACGCCAGCACCGACATGGACAAGGTGCTGCTCAAGTACACGGAGTACAGCGAGCCCCACGAGAGCCGCACCAACTCCGACATCCTGGAG aCGCTGAAGCGCAAGGGGCTGGGGTTGGAGAGCCACGAGCTGGAGCTGGACGAGGGGCCGGATCCTGGGGAGAAGGCGCGAAGGCTGAGCGAGGGCATGGACCTGTCGGTGGCACGGCCCAGGTTTTAT AGCCCGGCGCTGCTGCCCGAGGCAGCCTACGGCAgctccccgccggccgccgATGGATCCCTGGGCagtgccagcagctccccacagGGCCagggccgcccgcccgccttCAAGCCTGCAGCACCGAAGCCGCCGGGACGATCGCCGGGGCCGCTGCCCCCAG GTCTCGGCTACCCCCTCTTCCCCGCCGGCAGCCTGAATCGAGCCCTGGCCACCAAGACGCCCCCGCCGCTGTACCTGGGGGCGGAGGGCCGGCGTGGCGAAGCCCACAGCAGCTTGGCGAGTGGCcggagcggcggcagcgccgcG CGGCCGCTGTACCCCACTCTGCAGACCCTGAGCCCCGTGCTCGCCCCGGGCAGCGCCAACGTCCCGAGCCACAGCCTCACCGGCTTCCCCTTCCTCGCTCCGGCCCAAGCAG AGTTCGGGGCCGGTGAGCCCCCGCCACCCCCCGGcttcctgcagcccagccccacggcgTGGCAGCACCCACGGGACATGGCAGCGCTGGG GGTCAGCAGCCGGATTGCCTCCACCGAAgagccggccccggcccccggaGCCTCCCCGCAGCACCAAGCCATCAGCATCAAGTCGGAGCGggtctccccagggctgggatgcCCCTCgggcaccccccagccccccctgGCCAGCCTGGCCTCCCTGAGCGAAGCCTCCCGAGGCCCCGGAGACCTCCAGCCACGGGATGACTATGCCAAGGGGTACCCCTACCCCCtggggcccccccggccgctGGCGGAGGAGCAGCGGGCCCCCGTCCCTACGCGGCGGGCGCAGGCCATGGACGCTTGGCAGAGATAG